The DNA sequence GTTGTTTCAGAAATGGGCAATGCGTTCGGCGAATAAACTACAAAAAAAGCCAATAATACTTGTTCTTTTCCTTACGAAGCTCTCTTGCTTTTCGATCACTGGTTCCATGGGATTGATCAGTGAAAAGAACAGTCAGCCCGGTCAATCTGTTCGTTAAAAGCCATCGTTTCAGGGTAAGGCCTGCAGCGATGGCTTTTTCTATCCCTGTGACCCGATGAATTCAGATCACTTATTTCCCAATGTTCCAAAGCAAACAGGCCACTGATTTTTTACTCATTTGATGTTTCATGATATAACTAAATTAACGGGGAAGAGCAGATCCGACCTCATTCCAACATAGGGTGGCGAGATGGCATGATAGAATTTCTTAAAAATGAAGGAATCAAGGATGCTTTGATTCAGGACTTACTTCGGTTCCGCGATCATTTCAAGCTGGACGCCGAATTAACCTATCGAATTCCAAAACCAAAGTACCTGTACTATGGCAACGATGTCTGGGAACAGGCCCTTACCACACTGCTGTGCGGGGAGCACCTCCTGATGGTGGGCCCAAAGGCTACCGGCAAGAATGTTCTGTCGCAGAATCTGGCTTGCGCCTTTGGCCGACCCAGCTGGGACATTCCCCTCTACATTAATATCGACGCGCAAACTCTGATTGGTTCGGATACGTTTGTTCAGGGGGAAGTCCGTTTCCGACGCGGCCCCGTGACTGAGTGTGCCATGCATGGCGGATTCGGCATTCTGGATGAAATTAACATGGCGAAAAATGAGGCACTGGCTGTTCTCCATGCCACCCTCGATTTTCGCCGCATCATCGATATTCCCGGGTATGACAAAATTACACTGAATGGTGCCACCCGCTTCATTGCGACGATGAACTACGGCTACGCCGGAACTCGAGAGCTGAACGAAGCGCTGGCTTCGCGCTTCATGGTGATCGAAATGCCAGGCATGTCTCAGGAAAGTCTGCAAAAGCTTCTGCGCCGTGAATTTCCGACCATGCGGCCGGAATATATCCAGCAATTCTGTGGCTTGTTTCAAGATCTTCAAAGAAAAAGCGAAAACGCTGAAATCTCAACCAAAGCTGTGGATCTGCGGGGACTTCTGGGATCGATCCATCTGATGGAACGCGGGCTGGAAGCCAATACAGCCCTCCAGCTGGGGCTGTCCAACAAGGCGTTTGATCCCTTTGAACGAACGCTGATTCAGGATGTAATTCGCCTGCGAATTCCCCCAAACATGGAGCGTGAGCGGCTCTTCAAAGAATCATGAAGCCCCGGGCCGCCCAGAGACAGCGGGCCAGAAACATCATCTGGACCGCGGCCCAGGACTACGGAATTCGTCCGCAGCAGGAAGCCTATGATGCAGACGGCAATGCCGACCTGTACTGGAACTACGTCATCGGGGCGGCCCACCGCCTGCCTGATTTTCCATCTTTGGAGAATTTCTTTGAACGGCTGAATGACGAACCGGGAGGAGAGCTCTATACCAATCTCTCATGGATCGCCATCGAGCATGCTCTGTATTCATCCAGTCAGGAAGAACGCCCGGTCCTTGAACTGATCCGTCAGGATTATGCCCGTCAGATCCTGCGGGAAATATCAGTACCTGATCCCAGTGATATTTACGCCCTGATCCTGACGAGTTATCTCAGACAAATATTGGGTCACCCGGCAGACTTGAAGGAACCCTGGCAAGCTTTGCTTTGCGGACTGAAAATTGAGAGGGCAACGACTGCCGAGACCATCGTCAATGAACTGACCAAACTGTTTCATCGGGTGTTTCAGATCGATCTGACTCAGCCTGCTTCCAGAAAACTCGCTTTTGGTACTCACCGCTTTAAAATCTTCCATTTTGGTGAAAAACGGCTGCAGTCCAAAGGCTTGCCCTATATTAAACGAATCAGCATCGGATCAGTCGAACAGGGTGGAGGATTGCTGGAAGAAGAAGAATCCGGACTTCGAAAAAAACTTGCACTGCAGTGGTTTTCGTTCAAGGAACAACAGGAGTTCAGGGAGCGGCAGGAAATGGAATCGTGCTTTGGCAAATCCTCCCTGACTCCGGATGAAACACTGGCCTT is a window from the Clostridiaceae bacterium HFYG-1003 genome containing:
- a CDS encoding MoxR family ATPase yields the protein MIEFLKNEGIKDALIQDLLRFRDHFKLDAELTYRIPKPKYLYYGNDVWEQALTTLLCGEHLLMVGPKATGKNVLSQNLACAFGRPSWDIPLYINIDAQTLIGSDTFVQGEVRFRRGPVTECAMHGGFGILDEINMAKNEALAVLHATLDFRRIIDIPGYDKITLNGATRFIATMNYGYAGTRELNEALASRFMVIEMPGMSQESLQKLLRREFPTMRPEYIQQFCGLFQDLQRKSENAEISTKAVDLRGLLGSIHLMERGLEANTALQLGLSNKAFDPFERTLIQDVIRLRIPPNMERERLFKES